A window of Aeromicrobium sp. Root236 contains these coding sequences:
- a CDS encoding SDR family NAD(P)-dependent oxidoreductase, with protein sequence MKLSGQTVVITGASSGIGAEAARKMARLGATVCLLARRADELEDVRAGIEAAGGRAYAYPVDLSDAAATDQIAAQLLADHPRIDALVNNAGRSIRRPVKESLNRVHDYERTMAINYFGAVRLTLALVPRFLEQGHGHVVISSSMSTQVPIPLFSAYLASKAALESFTRSLTAELGHEGITSTTVYFPMVRTEMSGATPIYQAMPMLSADKAANWLVKAIVDKPTRVTSLPGAMGELGMAALPGVVTKVSQPLFRRMDKSLAKRVKE encoded by the coding sequence GTGAAGCTTTCTGGTCAGACCGTCGTCATCACCGGCGCCTCGAGCGGCATCGGCGCGGAGGCCGCCCGCAAGATGGCTCGCCTCGGCGCGACCGTGTGCCTCCTGGCCCGACGCGCGGACGAGCTCGAAGACGTACGCGCAGGCATCGAGGCCGCGGGCGGGCGCGCGTACGCGTACCCCGTCGACCTCTCGGACGCCGCGGCCACCGACCAGATCGCCGCGCAGCTGCTGGCCGACCACCCGCGGATCGACGCGCTGGTCAACAACGCCGGCCGCTCGATCCGCCGGCCGGTCAAGGAGTCGCTCAACCGGGTCCACGACTACGAGCGCACCATGGCGATCAACTACTTCGGCGCCGTACGCCTGACGCTCGCGCTCGTGCCGCGATTCCTCGAGCAGGGCCACGGGCACGTCGTGATCTCGTCGAGCATGTCGACGCAGGTGCCGATCCCACTGTTCTCCGCCTACCTCGCCAGCAAGGCGGCCCTCGAGTCGTTCACCCGGTCCCTCACCGCAGAGCTCGGGCACGAAGGCATCACCTCGACGACCGTCTACTTCCCGATGGTTCGCACGGAGATGTCCGGCGCGACGCCCATCTACCAGGCGATGCCGATGCTCAGCGCCGACAAGGCTGCCAACTGGCTGGTCAAGGCGATTGTCGACAAGCCGACACGGGTGACGAGCCTGCCCGGTGCGATGGGCGAGCTCGGCATGGCCGCACTGCCCGGCGTCGTCACC
- a CDS encoding TetR/AcrR family transcriptional regulator — protein sequence MVRPNAGTKGVPRLDRETQILDIASEQFGTNGFAATSVATVADKAGISKPLIYNYFGSKEGLYEACLDRGGALLADEIERIARGDAVGIERGMATLAGMFALLEPQPYLWRLFFDPTAPSTGTIADSIAGYAERIGKLADEGVTELMGLAGNNDPLDISAMTAVWLGIVDSLMNWWMEHPEESAEQMMQRCMRLLTALFGGDSE from the coding sequence GTGGTCAGACCCAATGCAGGCACGAAGGGTGTCCCCCGACTGGACCGGGAGACGCAGATCCTCGACATCGCCTCGGAGCAGTTCGGCACCAACGGGTTCGCCGCGACGTCGGTCGCCACGGTCGCCGACAAGGCCGGCATCTCGAAGCCGCTGATCTACAACTACTTCGGCTCCAAGGAAGGGCTCTACGAGGCCTGCCTCGACCGCGGTGGCGCGCTGCTGGCCGACGAGATCGAGCGCATCGCTCGTGGCGACGCCGTCGGCATCGAGCGCGGCATGGCGACACTCGCCGGGATGTTCGCGCTGCTCGAGCCCCAGCCCTATCTCTGGCGGCTGTTCTTCGACCCGACCGCGCCGTCGACCGGCACGATCGCCGACTCGATCGCCGGCTACGCCGAACGCATCGGCAAGCTCGCCGACGAAGGCGTCACCGAGCTCATGGGCCTCGCCGGCAACAACGACCCGCTCGACATCTCGGCCATGACCGCGGTGTGGCTCGGCATCGTCGACTCGTTGATGAACTGGTGGATGGAGCACCCCGAAGAGAGCGCCGAGCAGATGATGCAACGCTGCATGCGGCTGCTCACGGCGCTGTTCGGCGGTGACTCCGAGTGA
- a CDS encoding sterol desaturase family protein: protein MQEFFDPLKNPTLVAAPFFILSLLIELAAFKFLETDEEMRGYERKDARTSLIMGVGSIVSSAVFKLGTLIAFVAISVHLAPWHLPDDTWWSWTALILGLDLAFYLQHRFVHRVRIGWAAHQAHHSSEYFNYSTALRQKWNPWAEALFWLPFPFLGFEPWTLYVAFSVNLIYQFFVHTERIGTMWRPIELIFNTPSHHRVHHGSDPEYLDKNYAGMLIIWDRMFGTFQKELFRPTYGLTVPVDTYNVLRLQYGAFAELFRDVHNARNWREKLGYVFMPPGWHPGEKRAEAEQPRETQSV, encoded by the coding sequence ATGCAGGAGTTTTTCGACCCGCTGAAGAACCCGACGCTCGTCGCGGCGCCGTTCTTCATCCTGTCCCTGCTGATCGAGCTCGCGGCGTTCAAGTTCCTCGAGACCGATGAGGAGATGCGCGGATACGAGCGCAAGGACGCGCGGACCAGCCTGATCATGGGTGTGGGCTCGATCGTCTCCAGTGCGGTCTTCAAGCTCGGCACCCTCATCGCGTTCGTCGCGATCAGCGTGCACCTCGCGCCGTGGCACCTGCCGGACGACACGTGGTGGTCGTGGACGGCACTCATCCTCGGCCTCGACCTCGCGTTCTACCTGCAGCACCGCTTCGTGCACCGGGTCCGCATCGGCTGGGCTGCGCACCAGGCGCACCACTCGAGCGAGTACTTCAACTACTCCACCGCCCTGCGGCAGAAGTGGAACCCGTGGGCCGAGGCGCTGTTCTGGCTGCCGTTCCCGTTCCTGGGCTTCGAGCCGTGGACGCTCTACGTCGCGTTCTCGGTCAACCTGATCTACCAGTTCTTCGTGCACACCGAGCGCATCGGCACGATGTGGCGCCCCATCGAGCTCATCTTCAACACGCCGTCGCACCATCGCGTGCACCACGGCAGTGATCCGGAGTACCTCGACAAGAACTACGCAGGGATGCTGATCATCTGGGACCGCATGTTCGGCACGTTCCAGAAGGAGCTGTTCCGTCCGACGTACGGGCTGACGGTGCCGGTCGACACCTACAACGTCCTGCGGCTGCAGTACGGCGCGTTCGCCGAGCTGTTCCGCGACGTCCACAACGCGAGGAACTGGCGCGAGAAGCTCGGCTACGTCTTCATGCCGCCGGGCTGGCACCCGGGGGAGAAGCGGGCCGAAGCGGAGCAGCCGCGCGAGACGCAGTCGGTGTGA
- a CDS encoding DUF2878 family protein translates to MTDRRLVGVAAVFAVFLTACDQLFHVRTDTLVYHWGPQVWDQTVIVPVTFFLAAVGMLDVSRRTRPEALHPVAVWRVAASLAAVTAAYLLSGLLDPELAATYAALLLVLWVVRLGLRRERPVAVAAGLLIAVGGVLGESALSALGEFDYVSPDVIGVPWWLFPLYLHGALTAADVVALVRSRATTAALRAG, encoded by the coding sequence GTGACCGACCGCCGGCTGGTCGGCGTCGCCGCGGTGTTCGCGGTCTTCCTCACGGCGTGCGACCAGCTGTTCCACGTGCGGACCGACACGCTGGTCTATCACTGGGGACCCCAGGTGTGGGACCAGACCGTGATCGTCCCGGTGACGTTCTTCCTGGCCGCCGTCGGCATGCTCGACGTCAGCCGCCGGACCCGGCCGGAGGCGTTGCACCCCGTCGCCGTCTGGCGCGTCGCAGCGAGCCTCGCCGCGGTGACGGCCGCGTACCTCCTGTCGGGGCTGCTGGACCCGGAGCTCGCTGCGACGTACGCCGCGCTGCTCCTCGTGCTGTGGGTCGTACGCCTCGGGCTGCGGCGCGAGCGGCCGGTCGCCGTCGCGGCCGGTCTGCTCATCGCGGTCGGTGGGGTGCTGGGGGAGTCGGCGCTGTCGGCTCTCGGCGAGTTCGACTACGTCTCACCCGATGTGATCGGCGTGCCGTGGTGGCTGTTCCCGCTCTACCTGCACGGTGCGCTGACCGCGGCCGACGTCGTCGCGCTCGTACGCTCGAGGGCCACGACGGCGGCTCTCCGTGCGGGCTAG
- a CDS encoding SDR family oxidoreductase codes for MDLGLRDRVYLLTGAASGLGLATAQALVEDGARVVISSRSQERVDRAVAELGELAVGVAVDNADPTAPDQLVRAARESFGRLDGALISVGGPPAGPILERTEDEWRSSFETVFLGAIRLAVTVAEELDDGGSIAFVLSTSAKAPIPNLGISNGLRPGLAMAAKNLADELGPRGIRVNGLLPGRVDTDRVRELDAKSDDPAAARAATEQTIPLRRYGRPEEFGRAAAFLLSPAAGFLTGVMLPVDGGMTRSL; via the coding sequence ATGGACCTCGGACTTCGCGATCGCGTCTACCTCCTCACCGGTGCTGCCAGCGGGCTGGGACTCGCCACCGCCCAAGCGCTCGTCGAGGACGGCGCACGGGTGGTCATCTCGTCACGCTCGCAGGAGCGGGTCGATCGCGCGGTCGCCGAGCTCGGTGAGCTGGCGGTCGGCGTGGCGGTCGACAACGCCGATCCGACCGCCCCCGACCAGCTCGTCCGCGCGGCCCGCGAGTCGTTCGGACGCCTCGACGGCGCCCTGATCAGCGTCGGCGGTCCGCCTGCGGGACCGATCCTCGAACGTACGGAGGACGAGTGGCGCTCGTCGTTCGAGACTGTCTTCCTCGGAGCCATCCGGCTCGCCGTCACGGTGGCCGAGGAGCTCGACGACGGCGGCTCGATCGCGTTCGTCCTGTCGACGTCCGCGAAGGCGCCGATCCCCAACCTCGGCATCTCCAACGGCCTGCGCCCTGGCCTGGCGATGGCGGCCAAGAACCTCGCCGACGAGCTCGGTCCGCGCGGCATCCGCGTCAACGGGCTGCTGCCGGGGCGGGTCGACACCGATCGTGTGCGTGAGCTCGACGCCAAGAGCGACGACCCGGCTGCTGCGCGGGCGGCGACGGAGCAGACGATCCCGCTGCGCCGCTACGGCCGCCCCGAGGAGTTCGGCCGCGCCGCGGCATTCCTGCTGTCACCCGCCGCCGGCTTCCTGACCGGCGTCATGCTGCCGGTCGACGGCGGCATGACCAGGAGCCTCTAG
- a CDS encoding GyrI-like domain-containing protein, whose product MTDKIDFKKTLDAYQAKRGEFRVVDVPDRRYLMVDGHGDPNSSPAFTDAIESLYPVAYKLKFASKRELGRDYVVPPLEGLWWADDMDSFTVTRDKSRWDWTLLLMVPDWIEDELFAAAVEQTRASRPARLDDVRLEVLSEGRCLQTLHVGSFDDEAEVLDRLHHEVVPSHGMRLSGKHHEIYLSDFRKVAPAKQRTILRQPVAASA is encoded by the coding sequence GTGACGGACAAGATCGACTTCAAGAAGACTCTCGACGCCTATCAGGCCAAGCGAGGCGAGTTCCGGGTCGTGGACGTGCCCGACCGTCGTTATCTCATGGTTGATGGCCACGGCGACCCCAACAGCTCACCGGCATTCACCGATGCGATCGAGTCGCTCTACCCGGTCGCCTACAAGCTCAAGTTCGCCAGCAAGCGCGAGCTCGGCCGCGACTACGTCGTGCCGCCCCTCGAAGGGCTGTGGTGGGCCGACGACATGGACTCGTTCACCGTCACACGCGACAAGTCGCGCTGGGACTGGACCCTGCTCCTGATGGTGCCCGACTGGATCGAGGACGAGCTGTTCGCGGCGGCCGTCGAACAGACCAGGGCGTCACGACCGGCGCGCCTGGACGACGTACGCCTCGAGGTCTTGTCCGAAGGGCGCTGCCTGCAGACCCTGCACGTGGGCTCGTTCGACGACGAGGCCGAGGTGCTCGACCGGCTGCACCACGAGGTCGTCCCCAGCCACGGCATGCGCCTCTCGGGCAAGCACCACGAGATCTACCTGAGCGACTTCCGCAAGGTCGCCCCCGCGAAGCAGCGCACGATCCTGCGCCAGCCGGTGGCCGCTTCGGCGTGA
- a CDS encoding cysteine dioxygenase family protein has product MTARPTTDAPLSLAELAALTSTVAEDVRAGLYEVHADAESRWHVRLRCDEQVDVWLISWTTDQGTQLHDHGGSSGSFTVVSGELSEAVWTPGAEVLAETVRGEGDSVIFGEHYVHDVRNVRTETAVSVHAYSPPLSLMNYYDVDGHQLTKLASMWTDDPEAPAPSLRKAS; this is encoded by the coding sequence ATGACTGCTCGCCCCACGACCGACGCACCCCTGTCGCTGGCCGAGCTCGCCGCCCTGACGAGCACGGTCGCCGAGGACGTACGCGCTGGCCTCTACGAGGTCCACGCCGACGCGGAGAGCCGGTGGCACGTGAGGCTGCGATGCGACGAGCAGGTCGACGTGTGGCTCATCAGCTGGACCACGGACCAGGGCACCCAGCTGCACGACCACGGCGGCTCGTCGGGGTCGTTCACGGTCGTCAGCGGCGAGCTCAGCGAGGCCGTGTGGACACCCGGTGCCGAGGTGCTGGCCGAGACGGTGCGCGGCGAGGGTGACTCGGTGATCTTCGGCGAGCACTACGTCCACGACGTGCGCAACGTACGGACCGAGACGGCCGTCAGCGTGCACGCGTACTCACCGCCGCTGTCGCTCATGAACTACTACGACGTCGACGGCCACCAGCTCACCAAGCTGGCCTCGATGTGGACCGACGACCCCGAGGCGCCGGCCCCGTCGCTGAGGAAGGCGTCATGA
- a CDS encoding rhodanese-like domain-containing protein → MTTYASVDDLLESARGALARLEPLEAHARVAAGALIVDIRPAWQRESDGEIPGSVIVERNHLEWRLHPASGASLPQAHDGQEWIVVCTEGYTSSLAASALVSLGLPATDIVGGTHAWRAAGLPVTAGPTPVETVVGVTVSS, encoded by the coding sequence ATGACGACGTACGCGTCCGTCGACGACCTGCTGGAGTCCGCACGCGGTGCCCTGGCGCGTCTCGAACCGCTCGAGGCGCACGCCCGGGTGGCCGCCGGCGCACTGATCGTCGACATCCGTCCTGCGTGGCAGCGGGAATCAGATGGGGAGATTCCCGGTTCTGTCATAGTCGAGCGCAATCATCTGGAGTGGCGCTTGCACCCGGCCTCGGGTGCGAGCCTGCCCCAAGCACATGACGGACAGGAGTGGATCGTGGTCTGCACCGAGGGTTACACGTCGTCCCTTGCGGCGTCCGCGCTCGTGTCCCTGGGTCTTCCGGCCACCGACATCGTGGGTGGCACCCATGCGTGGCGGGCGGCTGGCTTGCCGGTCACGGCGGGTCCCACTCCGGTCGAGACGGTGGTCGGTGTCACCGTCTCGTCATGA